A part of Syngnathoides biaculeatus isolate LvHL_M chromosome 21, ASM1980259v1, whole genome shotgun sequence genomic DNA contains:
- the LOC133494617 gene encoding 7SK snRNA methylphosphate capping enzyme-like isoform X1: MMMSLDKLKKVTVGRGPRAPANGRGQSALAAPAQRIPWKRYSVGAAFKGLSKRRRRVHSDGQVESALPTHFLLGGNIFDPLNLNSLLDEDVNRATNQMTPKSSPLPSRSGDPVDILVPRDITDPLNLKGEGRCGGEAAGVLLSPLKSRRRHRNHHGGDKQAAARPIFLSTDGLTVPVLSREDSAAASPLPCELNTAITCREDVAPSPILPRRHSCPAPGATRKSADRRQRSRRRTASAVPAHVVVVAEVTEAARFRTPLAGGAGLDRRTRKPPEKKGRRRYEYGNCCRYYGYHGFYGNGWEGRVGPAEDARLRLLRADWFRDKKALDVGCGAGHLTLTVARAFNPVHILGVEVDGRLVRAAEQNVRHFLSHDLVEEERKRRSASPSGEGAKKAPTEEEEALRLLAFPLSLRLSRGPLAAPPLLLAAPPPSRRFPTNVSFVQGDYVSEREAWPGRGQYDVVMCLGVTKWAQLQAGDEGLARLFRRAYRSLSPGGLFILEPQPWRRYGRSKKASATTYRHYRSLQVRPEHFTSYLMDNVGFSSYRLLTVTGEKKPIYLFRKK; the protein is encoded by the exons GCGCTACTCGGTGGGCGCCGCCTTCAAGGGGCTGAGCAAGCGCCGTCGCCGCGTCCACAGCGACGGTCAAGTGGAGTCGGCGCTGCCCACTCACTTCCTGTTGGGTGGGAACATTTTCGACCCGCTCAACCTCAACTCGTTGTTGGACGAAGATGTCAACAG GGCAACGAACCAGATGACGCCGAAGAGTTCGCCCCTGCCGTCCCGCAGCGGGGACCCCGTCGACATTCTGGTCCCCCGAGACATCACGGACCCTTTGAACCTCAAGGGAGAGGGAAGGTGTGGCGGTGAGGCGGCGGGGGTCCTGCTGTCCCCCCTCAAGTCCAGGAGGAGACACCGGAACCACCACGGCGGTGACAAGCAGGCGGCAGCCCGCCCCATCTTTCTCTCCACAGACGGATTGACTG TTCCGGTTTTGTCCAGAGAGGACAGCGCGGCGGCGTCCCCGCTCCCTTGCGAGCTCAACACCGCCATCACCTGTCGCGAGGACGTCGCCCCGTCCCCGATCCTTCCCAGGAGACACTCGTGCCCGGCGCCCGGCGCCACGCGCAAGTCCGCCGACCGGCGTCAGAGGAGTCGACGGCGCACCGCTTCCGCAGTGCCGGcgcacgtcgtcgtcgtcgccgagGTGACGGAAGCGGCCCGCTTCCGCACGCCGCTGGCGGGAGGGGCGGGACTCGACAG GCGCACACGCAAGCCCCCGGAGAAGAAGGGCAGACGCCGCTACGAGTACGGCAACTGTTGCCGGTACTACGGCTACCACGGTTTCTATGGCAACGGTTGGGAGGGGCGCGTCGGGCCGGCAGAGGACGCGCGCCTCCGCTTGCTGCGGGCCGATTGGTTCCGAGACAAGAAGGCATTGGACGTGGGCTGCGGCGCCGGTCACCTCACCTTGACCGTGGCCCGCGCTTTCAACCCCGTGCACATCCtgggggtggaggtggacgGGCGACTGGTCCGAGCCGCCGAGCAGAATGTCCGGCACTTCCTGTCACATGACCTGGtggaagaggagaggaagaggaggagcgcCTCGCCAAGTGGAGAGGGAGCCAAAAAGGCGccgacggaggaggaggaggccctGCGCCTCCTGGCGTTCCCGCTGTCGCTGAGGTTGAGCCGCGGTCCTCTGGCCGCGCCTCCTCTCCTCCTGGCCGCACCGCCGCCCTCGCGCAGGTTTCCCACCAACGTCTCCTTCGTCCAG GGCGACTACGTGTCGGAGCGGGAGGCGTGGCCCGGACGGGGTCAGTACGACGTGGTCATGTGTCTGGGCGTGACCAAGTGGGCGCAGCTGCAGGCCGGCGACGAGGGCCTCGCCCGACTCTTCAGACGAGCCTATCGGAGCCTGTCGCCGGGCGGCTTGTTCATCCTCGAGCCGCAGCCGTGGCGCCGCTACGGCCGCAGCAAGAAAGCCTCG GCGACCACATACCGTCACTACAGGAGTTTACAAGTGAGACCAGAGCACTTCACCTCCTACTTGATGGACAATGTGGGTTTCAGCTCCTACAGACTTCTCACGGTGACGG GTGAGAAAAAGCCCATCTACCTGTTTCGCAAGAAGTGA
- the LOC133494479 gene encoding disks large homolog 4-like isoform X1 has protein sequence MPLKRDDTQRALQLMEACSDGVKGEEAQKLLNIFQSDLFQALLDIQEFYELAVCESHAPSPPRTPVQKYSYHDDDDHGDVTDGHAPEFARTHLDTLAQPAALTMNGSEGELEYEEITLERGNSGLGFSIAGGTDNPHIGDDPSIFITKIIPGGAAAQDGRLRVNDSIVFVNDVDVREVTHSVAVEALKEAGPVVRLYVLRRRPLGEHTAKIKLMKGPKGLGFSIAGGIGNQHVPGDNSIYVTKIIEGGAAQRDGRLQIGDKILAVNHLSLEDVLHEDAVAALKNTGEVVYLKVATPTPHYIHSAERFSPPDLTSSYMEPDYMCDYPQALPPPSPRRYSPPHRGMTGEDDYGREPRRVCVQRGASGLGFNIVGGEDGEGIFISFILAGGPADLSGELQKGDQILSVNGVDLRFATHEQAAAALKNAGQNVTIVTQYRPEEYSRFEAKIHDLREQMMNSSPGSLRANRSFYVRALFDYDKTWDCGVLSQALDFNFGEVLHVIDSSDDEWWQARRVNQQGELEELGYIPSKHRVERKEWSRTKGRGPVQSYEAVGQTEVDYARPVIVLGPTKDRVNDDLLTDFPDKFGSCVPHTTRPRRDYEADGRDYHFVSSREQMERDIQSHHFIEAGQYNNHLYGTSVQSVRQVARQGKHCILDVSANAVRRLQAAHLHPIAIFIRPRSLENVLDLNKRLSEDQARKVLDRAIKMEQDFLECFTAIVHGDTFEEVYHQVKVVIEEQSGPYIWVVTRDRL, from the exons ATGCCGTTGAAGCGGGACG ACACCCAGCGAGCGTTGCAGCTGATGGAGGCCTGCTCGGATGGGGTCAAAGGGGAAGAGGCGCAGAAGCTGCTCAACATCTTCCAGAGTGACCTCTTTCAGGCGTTGCTCG ACATCCAAGAGTTCTACGAGCTGGCCGTGTGTGAGAGCCACGCGCCGAGCCCTCCGAGGACACCTGTGCAG AAGTACAGTTACCATGACGACGACGACCATGGAGACGTGACTGACGGACACGCCCCCGAGTTCGCCCGCACACACCTGGACACGCTCGCACAGCCTGCTGCGCTCACT ATGAACGGATCTGAAGGAGAGTTGGAATATGAGGAGATCACACTGGAGAGA GGCAACTCTGGTTTGGGCTTCAGCATCGCGGGAGGGACTGACAATCCTCACATTGGAGATGATCCGTCCATCTTCATCACCAAGATCATTCCCGGGGGGGCCGCCGCCCAGGACGGACGTCTGAG GGTGAACGACAGCATCGTGTTCGTCAACGACGTGGACGTGCGCGAGGTCACGCACTCGGTGGCCGTGGAGGCCCTGAAAGAGGCGGGCCCCGTGGTGCGGCTCTACGTCCTGAGGCGACGCCCGCTCGGCGAGCACACGGCCAAGATCAAGCTGATGAAGGGACCCAAAG GTCTGGGCTTCAGCATCGCCGGCGGGATCGGGAACCAGCACGTCCCGGGAGACAACAGCATCTACGTCACCAAGATCATCGAAGGCGGCGCAGCGCAACGGGATGGCCGCCTTCAGATCGGCGACAAGATCCTCGCC GTCAACCATTTATCTCTCGAGGACGTCCTGCACGAAGATGCCGTGGCGGCCCTGAAGAACACGGGCGAGGTGGTGTACCTGAAGGTGGCCACGCCCACCCCGCACTACATCCACTCAGCCGAGCGGTTCAGCCCCCCGGACCTCACCAGCT CCTACATGGAGCCAGACTACATGTGCGATTACCCGCAAGCCCTCCCGCCGCCGTCCCCCCGCCGCTACTCTCCGCCGCACCGCGGCATGACGGGCGAGGACGACTACGGCCGAGAGCCGCGCCGCGTGTGCGTGCAGCGCGGCGCCAGCGGCCTGGGCTTCAACATCGTCGGGGGCGAGGACGGCGAAGGGATCTTCATCTCTTTCATCCTCGCCGGGGGCCCCGCCGACCTCAGCGGCGAGCTGCAGAAGGGTGACCAGATCCTCAGC GTGAACGGGGTGGATCTCAGGTTCGCCACGCACGaacaggcggcggcggcgctgaaGAACGCCGGTCAGAATGTTACCATAGTAACACAGTACAGACCCGAGG AATACAGCCGCTTTGAAGCCAAGATCCACGACCTGCGGGAGCAGATGATGAACAGCTCGCCAGGAAGCCTGCGAGCCAACCGAAGTTTCTACGTCAG GGCGTTGTTCGACTACGACAAAACGTGGGACTGCGGCGTCCTGTCCCAAGCGCTGGACTTCAACTTCGGGGAGGTGCTTCACGTGATTGACAGCTCCGACGACGAATGGTGGCAGGCCAGGCGGGTCAACCAGCAGGgcgagctggaagagctgggaTACATCCCGTCCAAGCACAG GGTCGAGAGGAAGGAGTGGTCCCGGACGAAGGGTCGAG GGCCGGTCCAAAGCTACGAGGCAGTGGGGCAGACGGAAG TGGACTACGCCAGACCCGTCATCGTCCTGGGCCCCACCAAGGACCGAGTCAACGATGACCTGCTGACGGACTTCCCGGACAAGTTCGGCTCCTGCGTGCCAC ATACGACTCGCCCCCGCAGGGACTACGAGGCGGACGGGCGGGATTACCATTTTGTGTCGTCCCGCGAACAGATGGAGCGTGACATCCAATCGCATCACTTCATCGAGGCGGGCCAGTACAACAACCACCTGTACGGCACGTCGGTGCAGAGCGTCAGGCAGGTGGCCCGGCAG GGCAAGCACTGCATCCTGGACGTGTCGGCCAACGCCGTGAGGAGGCTGCAGGCCGCTCACCTCCACCCCATCGCCATCTTCATCAGACCGCGATCCCTGGAGAACGTCCT cgacCTGAACAAGCGTCTGTCTGAGGATCAGGCCAGGAAGGTTCTAGATCGAGCCATCAAAATGGAACAGGACTTCCTGGAGTGCTTCACTG CCATCGTGCACGGCGACACTTTCGAAGAGGTGTAccaccaggtcaaggtggtcatCGAGGAGCAGAGCGGCCCGTACATCTGGGTGGTGACCCGCGACCGGCTCTGA
- the LOC133494617 gene encoding 7SK snRNA methylphosphate capping enzyme-like isoform X2: MMMSLDKLKKVTVGRGPRAPANGRGQSALAAPAQRIPWKRYSVGAAFKGLSKRRRRVHSDGQVESALPTHFLLGGNIFDPLNLNSLLDEDVNRATNQMTPKSSPLPSRSGDPVDILVPRDITDPLNLKGEGRCGGEAAGVLLSPLKSRRRHRNHHGGDKQAAARPIFLSTDGLTVPVLSREDSAAASPLPCELNTAITCREDVAPSPILPRRHSCPAPGATRKSADRRQRSRRRTASAVPAHVVVVAEVTEAARFRTPLAGGAGLDRRTRKPPEKKGRRRYEYGNCCRYYGYHGFYGNGWEGRVGPAEDARLRLLRADWFRDKKALDVGCGAGHLTLTVARAFNPVHILGVEVDGRLVRAAEQNVRHFLSHDLVEEERKRRSASPSGEGAKKAPTEEEEALRLLAFPLSLRLSRGPLAAPPLLLAAPPPSRRFPTNVSFVQGDYVSEREAWPGRGQYDVVMCLGVTKWAQLQAGDEGLARLFRRAYRSLSPGGLFILEPQPWRRYGRSKKASATTYRHYRSLQVRPEHFTSYLMDNVRKSPSTCFARSELES, from the exons GCGCTACTCGGTGGGCGCCGCCTTCAAGGGGCTGAGCAAGCGCCGTCGCCGCGTCCACAGCGACGGTCAAGTGGAGTCGGCGCTGCCCACTCACTTCCTGTTGGGTGGGAACATTTTCGACCCGCTCAACCTCAACTCGTTGTTGGACGAAGATGTCAACAG GGCAACGAACCAGATGACGCCGAAGAGTTCGCCCCTGCCGTCCCGCAGCGGGGACCCCGTCGACATTCTGGTCCCCCGAGACATCACGGACCCTTTGAACCTCAAGGGAGAGGGAAGGTGTGGCGGTGAGGCGGCGGGGGTCCTGCTGTCCCCCCTCAAGTCCAGGAGGAGACACCGGAACCACCACGGCGGTGACAAGCAGGCGGCAGCCCGCCCCATCTTTCTCTCCACAGACGGATTGACTG TTCCGGTTTTGTCCAGAGAGGACAGCGCGGCGGCGTCCCCGCTCCCTTGCGAGCTCAACACCGCCATCACCTGTCGCGAGGACGTCGCCCCGTCCCCGATCCTTCCCAGGAGACACTCGTGCCCGGCGCCCGGCGCCACGCGCAAGTCCGCCGACCGGCGTCAGAGGAGTCGACGGCGCACCGCTTCCGCAGTGCCGGcgcacgtcgtcgtcgtcgccgagGTGACGGAAGCGGCCCGCTTCCGCACGCCGCTGGCGGGAGGGGCGGGACTCGACAG GCGCACACGCAAGCCCCCGGAGAAGAAGGGCAGACGCCGCTACGAGTACGGCAACTGTTGCCGGTACTACGGCTACCACGGTTTCTATGGCAACGGTTGGGAGGGGCGCGTCGGGCCGGCAGAGGACGCGCGCCTCCGCTTGCTGCGGGCCGATTGGTTCCGAGACAAGAAGGCATTGGACGTGGGCTGCGGCGCCGGTCACCTCACCTTGACCGTGGCCCGCGCTTTCAACCCCGTGCACATCCtgggggtggaggtggacgGGCGACTGGTCCGAGCCGCCGAGCAGAATGTCCGGCACTTCCTGTCACATGACCTGGtggaagaggagaggaagaggaggagcgcCTCGCCAAGTGGAGAGGGAGCCAAAAAGGCGccgacggaggaggaggaggccctGCGCCTCCTGGCGTTCCCGCTGTCGCTGAGGTTGAGCCGCGGTCCTCTGGCCGCGCCTCCTCTCCTCCTGGCCGCACCGCCGCCCTCGCGCAGGTTTCCCACCAACGTCTCCTTCGTCCAG GGCGACTACGTGTCGGAGCGGGAGGCGTGGCCCGGACGGGGTCAGTACGACGTGGTCATGTGTCTGGGCGTGACCAAGTGGGCGCAGCTGCAGGCCGGCGACGAGGGCCTCGCCCGACTCTTCAGACGAGCCTATCGGAGCCTGTCGCCGGGCGGCTTGTTCATCCTCGAGCCGCAGCCGTGGCGCCGCTACGGCCGCAGCAAGAAAGCCTCG GCGACCACATACCGTCACTACAGGAGTTTACAAGTGAGACCAGAGCACTTCACCTCCTACTTGATGGACAAT GTGAGAAAAAGCCCATCTACCTGTTTCGCAAGAAGTGAGCTCGAGAGCTGA
- the LOC133494479 gene encoding disks large homolog 4-like isoform X2 — protein sequence MDCLCIVTTKKYSYHDDDDHGDVTDGHAPEFARTHLDTLAQPAALTMNGSEGELEYEEITLERGNSGLGFSIAGGTDNPHIGDDPSIFITKIIPGGAAAQDGRLRVNDSIVFVNDVDVREVTHSVAVEALKEAGPVVRLYVLRRRPLGEHTAKIKLMKGPKGLGFSIAGGIGNQHVPGDNSIYVTKIIEGGAAQRDGRLQIGDKILAVNHLSLEDVLHEDAVAALKNTGEVVYLKVATPTPHYIHSAERFSPPDLTSSYMEPDYMCDYPQALPPPSPRRYSPPHRGMTGEDDYGREPRRVCVQRGASGLGFNIVGGEDGEGIFISFILAGGPADLSGELQKGDQILSVNGVDLRFATHEQAAAALKNAGQNVTIVTQYRPEEYSRFEAKIHDLREQMMNSSPGSLRANRSFYVRALFDYDKTWDCGVLSQALDFNFGEVLHVIDSSDDEWWQARRVNQQGELEELGYIPSKHRVERKEWSRTKGRGPVQSYEAVGQTEVDYARPVIVLGPTKDRVNDDLLTDFPDKFGSCVPHTTRPRRDYEADGRDYHFVSSREQMERDIQSHHFIEAGQYNNHLYGTSVQSVRQVARQGKHCILDVSANAVRRLQAAHLHPIAIFIRPRSLENVLDLNKRLSEDQARKVLDRAIKMEQDFLECFTAIVHGDTFEEVYHQVKVVIEEQSGPYIWVVTRDRL from the exons atgGACTGCCTCTGCATTGTCACCACCAAG AAGTACAGTTACCATGACGACGACGACCATGGAGACGTGACTGACGGACACGCCCCCGAGTTCGCCCGCACACACCTGGACACGCTCGCACAGCCTGCTGCGCTCACT ATGAACGGATCTGAAGGAGAGTTGGAATATGAGGAGATCACACTGGAGAGA GGCAACTCTGGTTTGGGCTTCAGCATCGCGGGAGGGACTGACAATCCTCACATTGGAGATGATCCGTCCATCTTCATCACCAAGATCATTCCCGGGGGGGCCGCCGCCCAGGACGGACGTCTGAG GGTGAACGACAGCATCGTGTTCGTCAACGACGTGGACGTGCGCGAGGTCACGCACTCGGTGGCCGTGGAGGCCCTGAAAGAGGCGGGCCCCGTGGTGCGGCTCTACGTCCTGAGGCGACGCCCGCTCGGCGAGCACACGGCCAAGATCAAGCTGATGAAGGGACCCAAAG GTCTGGGCTTCAGCATCGCCGGCGGGATCGGGAACCAGCACGTCCCGGGAGACAACAGCATCTACGTCACCAAGATCATCGAAGGCGGCGCAGCGCAACGGGATGGCCGCCTTCAGATCGGCGACAAGATCCTCGCC GTCAACCATTTATCTCTCGAGGACGTCCTGCACGAAGATGCCGTGGCGGCCCTGAAGAACACGGGCGAGGTGGTGTACCTGAAGGTGGCCACGCCCACCCCGCACTACATCCACTCAGCCGAGCGGTTCAGCCCCCCGGACCTCACCAGCT CCTACATGGAGCCAGACTACATGTGCGATTACCCGCAAGCCCTCCCGCCGCCGTCCCCCCGCCGCTACTCTCCGCCGCACCGCGGCATGACGGGCGAGGACGACTACGGCCGAGAGCCGCGCCGCGTGTGCGTGCAGCGCGGCGCCAGCGGCCTGGGCTTCAACATCGTCGGGGGCGAGGACGGCGAAGGGATCTTCATCTCTTTCATCCTCGCCGGGGGCCCCGCCGACCTCAGCGGCGAGCTGCAGAAGGGTGACCAGATCCTCAGC GTGAACGGGGTGGATCTCAGGTTCGCCACGCACGaacaggcggcggcggcgctgaaGAACGCCGGTCAGAATGTTACCATAGTAACACAGTACAGACCCGAGG AATACAGCCGCTTTGAAGCCAAGATCCACGACCTGCGGGAGCAGATGATGAACAGCTCGCCAGGAAGCCTGCGAGCCAACCGAAGTTTCTACGTCAG GGCGTTGTTCGACTACGACAAAACGTGGGACTGCGGCGTCCTGTCCCAAGCGCTGGACTTCAACTTCGGGGAGGTGCTTCACGTGATTGACAGCTCCGACGACGAATGGTGGCAGGCCAGGCGGGTCAACCAGCAGGgcgagctggaagagctgggaTACATCCCGTCCAAGCACAG GGTCGAGAGGAAGGAGTGGTCCCGGACGAAGGGTCGAG GGCCGGTCCAAAGCTACGAGGCAGTGGGGCAGACGGAAG TGGACTACGCCAGACCCGTCATCGTCCTGGGCCCCACCAAGGACCGAGTCAACGATGACCTGCTGACGGACTTCCCGGACAAGTTCGGCTCCTGCGTGCCAC ATACGACTCGCCCCCGCAGGGACTACGAGGCGGACGGGCGGGATTACCATTTTGTGTCGTCCCGCGAACAGATGGAGCGTGACATCCAATCGCATCACTTCATCGAGGCGGGCCAGTACAACAACCACCTGTACGGCACGTCGGTGCAGAGCGTCAGGCAGGTGGCCCGGCAG GGCAAGCACTGCATCCTGGACGTGTCGGCCAACGCCGTGAGGAGGCTGCAGGCCGCTCACCTCCACCCCATCGCCATCTTCATCAGACCGCGATCCCTGGAGAACGTCCT cgacCTGAACAAGCGTCTGTCTGAGGATCAGGCCAGGAAGGTTCTAGATCGAGCCATCAAAATGGAACAGGACTTCCTGGAGTGCTTCACTG CCATCGTGCACGGCGACACTTTCGAAGAGGTGTAccaccaggtcaaggtggtcatCGAGGAGCAGAGCGGCCCGTACATCTGGGTGGTGACCCGCGACCGGCTCTGA
- the LOC133494479 gene encoding disks large homolog 4-like isoform X3: MFVSVWYAKKMGRRFINNVRRAKRHRQRMMMNGSEGELEYEEITLERGNSGLGFSIAGGTDNPHIGDDPSIFITKIIPGGAAAQDGRLRVNDSIVFVNDVDVREVTHSVAVEALKEAGPVVRLYVLRRRPLGEHTAKIKLMKGPKGLGFSIAGGIGNQHVPGDNSIYVTKIIEGGAAQRDGRLQIGDKILAVNHLSLEDVLHEDAVAALKNTGEVVYLKVATPTPHYIHSAERFSPPDLTSSYMEPDYMCDYPQALPPPSPRRYSPPHRGMTGEDDYGREPRRVCVQRGASGLGFNIVGGEDGEGIFISFILAGGPADLSGELQKGDQILSVNGVDLRFATHEQAAAALKNAGQNVTIVTQYRPEEYSRFEAKIHDLREQMMNSSPGSLRANRSFYVRALFDYDKTWDCGVLSQALDFNFGEVLHVIDSSDDEWWQARRVNQQGELEELGYIPSKHRVERKEWSRTKGRGPVQSYEAVGQTEVDYARPVIVLGPTKDRVNDDLLTDFPDKFGSCVPHTTRPRRDYEADGRDYHFVSSREQMERDIQSHHFIEAGQYNNHLYGTSVQSVRQVARQGKHCILDVSANAVRRLQAAHLHPIAIFIRPRSLENVLDLNKRLSEDQARKVLDRAIKMEQDFLECFTAIVHGDTFEEVYHQVKVVIEEQSGPYIWVVTRDRL; encoded by the exons atgttcgTGTCGGTGTGGTACGCCAAGAAGATGGGACGACGATTCATCAACAACGTGCGCCGAGCCAAGCGACACAGGCAAAGGATGATG ATGAACGGATCTGAAGGAGAGTTGGAATATGAGGAGATCACACTGGAGAGA GGCAACTCTGGTTTGGGCTTCAGCATCGCGGGAGGGACTGACAATCCTCACATTGGAGATGATCCGTCCATCTTCATCACCAAGATCATTCCCGGGGGGGCCGCCGCCCAGGACGGACGTCTGAG GGTGAACGACAGCATCGTGTTCGTCAACGACGTGGACGTGCGCGAGGTCACGCACTCGGTGGCCGTGGAGGCCCTGAAAGAGGCGGGCCCCGTGGTGCGGCTCTACGTCCTGAGGCGACGCCCGCTCGGCGAGCACACGGCCAAGATCAAGCTGATGAAGGGACCCAAAG GTCTGGGCTTCAGCATCGCCGGCGGGATCGGGAACCAGCACGTCCCGGGAGACAACAGCATCTACGTCACCAAGATCATCGAAGGCGGCGCAGCGCAACGGGATGGCCGCCTTCAGATCGGCGACAAGATCCTCGCC GTCAACCATTTATCTCTCGAGGACGTCCTGCACGAAGATGCCGTGGCGGCCCTGAAGAACACGGGCGAGGTGGTGTACCTGAAGGTGGCCACGCCCACCCCGCACTACATCCACTCAGCCGAGCGGTTCAGCCCCCCGGACCTCACCAGCT CCTACATGGAGCCAGACTACATGTGCGATTACCCGCAAGCCCTCCCGCCGCCGTCCCCCCGCCGCTACTCTCCGCCGCACCGCGGCATGACGGGCGAGGACGACTACGGCCGAGAGCCGCGCCGCGTGTGCGTGCAGCGCGGCGCCAGCGGCCTGGGCTTCAACATCGTCGGGGGCGAGGACGGCGAAGGGATCTTCATCTCTTTCATCCTCGCCGGGGGCCCCGCCGACCTCAGCGGCGAGCTGCAGAAGGGTGACCAGATCCTCAGC GTGAACGGGGTGGATCTCAGGTTCGCCACGCACGaacaggcggcggcggcgctgaaGAACGCCGGTCAGAATGTTACCATAGTAACACAGTACAGACCCGAGG AATACAGCCGCTTTGAAGCCAAGATCCACGACCTGCGGGAGCAGATGATGAACAGCTCGCCAGGAAGCCTGCGAGCCAACCGAAGTTTCTACGTCAG GGCGTTGTTCGACTACGACAAAACGTGGGACTGCGGCGTCCTGTCCCAAGCGCTGGACTTCAACTTCGGGGAGGTGCTTCACGTGATTGACAGCTCCGACGACGAATGGTGGCAGGCCAGGCGGGTCAACCAGCAGGgcgagctggaagagctgggaTACATCCCGTCCAAGCACAG GGTCGAGAGGAAGGAGTGGTCCCGGACGAAGGGTCGAG GGCCGGTCCAAAGCTACGAGGCAGTGGGGCAGACGGAAG TGGACTACGCCAGACCCGTCATCGTCCTGGGCCCCACCAAGGACCGAGTCAACGATGACCTGCTGACGGACTTCCCGGACAAGTTCGGCTCCTGCGTGCCAC ATACGACTCGCCCCCGCAGGGACTACGAGGCGGACGGGCGGGATTACCATTTTGTGTCGTCCCGCGAACAGATGGAGCGTGACATCCAATCGCATCACTTCATCGAGGCGGGCCAGTACAACAACCACCTGTACGGCACGTCGGTGCAGAGCGTCAGGCAGGTGGCCCGGCAG GGCAAGCACTGCATCCTGGACGTGTCGGCCAACGCCGTGAGGAGGCTGCAGGCCGCTCACCTCCACCCCATCGCCATCTTCATCAGACCGCGATCCCTGGAGAACGTCCT cgacCTGAACAAGCGTCTGTCTGAGGATCAGGCCAGGAAGGTTCTAGATCGAGCCATCAAAATGGAACAGGACTTCCTGGAGTGCTTCACTG CCATCGTGCACGGCGACACTTTCGAAGAGGTGTAccaccaggtcaaggtggtcatCGAGGAGCAGAGCGGCCCGTACATCTGGGTGGTGACCCGCGACCGGCTCTGA